The following is a genomic window from uncultured Draconibacterium sp..
CTTGCTGGTCGTTTGATTGGAGCATCTATAGGTAGCAAAGTTTCAAGTAAAACGATGTTAACTTTTGCTTCATTTGTTGGTATGGTACTAGTTCTTTTGGCTATTTTATTACCTACATCAACCATGGTAAGTATGCCAGGATTCCAGGTTCAAGGTAGCTCATTATCATTTGTATTCGCTGAAGTTCCGATTAATGCGATGTTCCTTGTTCTGGTAGGATTGTGTACATCAATTATGTGGGGTGGTATCTTTAACCTTGCCGTTGAAGGTTTAGGTAAATATGTTGCTGCTGCTTCAGGTATTTTTATGACACTTGTTGTAGGTGGAGGATTGCTTCCTTTGGTACAGAATGCTGTTGCCGACGGTATCGGATTCCAGCCTTCGTTCTGGGTGCCATTCTTAGGATTGGCTTACCTGTTCTTCTATGCAACAATTGGTAGTAAAGTAACTAAACGTGCCGAAAGCGTTAAACTTTAAAGACTATTAAAACCTCACTTGTTGGGGATTTAAATACAAATTCGGGATAATCCCGGAAAGCCATCCGTTAGCTGACGGATGGCTTTTTTTATGCGAAAAAAAGAAAGGCCTGAAAATATGAGTTGCATACATTATTTTTTATTTTAGCAATACTTAATTACTACTATGTACGACATTATTGGAGATGTTCATGGATATGCAGCCCAGCTAAAAAAGCTTTTAACAGAAATGGGCTACCGAAAAACGAATGGTAGTTATTCGCATCCAACGCGGAAAGCAATTTTTGTGGGCGATTTTATTAACCGCGGGCCTGAGATCAGAAAAACAATCCGGACCATTAAAGCGATGGTTGAAAACGGCAACGCATATGCTGTGCTGGGAAATCATGAACTCAATGCTATTATTTATCACCTGAAAGATAAGCAGGGGAAATCAATTATCTCAAAACCGAGTAAATACTTTTTATCGCTTTTTAAAACCATTAACGAGTATTCGTTAGGATCAAATGAACTGAACGAACAGCTTCGTTGGATGCGCACGTTACCACTTTATCTGGATTTAGGCGAAATTAGAGTGGTGCATGCCTGCTGGAGCGAAGACGCTATTAAAGTTGCCGACTCGCTGTATGAAGAGGGTAGAATAAGAAAGCGCGTTTTTCGGAAGGTGTATAAGAAGTCAAATTCAGAAGAAGCACAAAGTGTGTGGAGGCTAACAAAAGGCATTAACCTGAAATTACCATCCGATTTAAGGGTAATGAACAACAAAGGTGTTTCGCCCCGTACTTTTCGAATTCGCTGGTGGGAAAATCTGGAGGGGAAAACATTTCGAGAAGCTTCGTTTGAAAGTAAATTCACGATGCCATCGTATACCATTCCTCCCGAAATTGTTCCGGCGACTTTCCCGTATCCCGATGATGCCCCGATTTTGTTCTTCGGACATTACTGCAGAGGGGCAGGACCGCACATAATAAAACACAATGTTTGTTGTGTTGATTCGTGTGTTGCGGGCTCTAAATCGCTTTTGGCGTATCGGTGGAGCGGAGAGAAGGAACTAGATATGAATCATTTAGTAAAAATATAGCCTGTTTGGGAGGTGTATTTTATTGATATTCAGTGGTATATAAAAAATATCAAAAAAATATTTTTTTGTATTGCAGGTAAAAAAAGAAAGTATATATTTGCATCACCTTTGCAAAGGGCTTCAAGCCGCTTGAAAAGGGAAAAGTTCTAAAAAAACGGTGGCGTAGTTCAGTTGGTTAGAATGCCGGCCTGTCACGCCGGAGGTCGCGAGTTCGAGTCTCGTCGTCACCGCTTATTTTTTTGACAAAAAAGGTTTAGAACATCAATTTATTGGTGGCGTAGTTCAGTTGGTTAGAATGCCGGCCTGTCACGCCGGAGGTCGCGAGTTCGAGTCTCGTCGTCACCGCTTAGTCAATCAGACAAATGATGAAAAGGAGTGTAACCCTTGTGTTACACTCCTTTTTTATTTTCAATATGGCGTTTATTGTTTGATGAAGAAACTTTATTTTCTTAAATATCCGATAGGTATAAAATTCACAAGAAAGGAATTCGCTGAACCAAGGTATTCTCAAATATCATATAATATTAAAAGAATAAAATAAAGATACTCTTTATCGATTTTATTTTTAAGTTGATTATACAAAAGACTTTTAAAGCGTGACTTCTGTTTTTTTACTGCTATTTCTGAGATGTTTAGAAGTTTTGCTACTTCAGCATTTTTCAGGCCTTGCTCAAAACTTAAATCAAATAGGGTTTTATATTTTTCTGGCAAGGAATCAATAGCTTCGTACAATAATGTGAGTGTTTCCTGTTCAATGAAATTTACCGAAAGATCTTTCTCTGAATCCTCAATTTGAGCCATGTACTTGCTTTGAGCCTTGCCTTTTCGGAGAATGCTAATTCCCTTATTCCGCACACAGGTATATATAAATGCCTTTAGTTGAAACGGAGAAGAGAAAGAGTGTCGCTGTTTATAGGCTTGAAAAATAGCATCTTGTACGCAGTCTTCCGATAAAAAAGCATATTCATTTCCTAATAAACGTGAGGCATAAATGATTAATTCCGGATACATTTTTTCATAAAATGAATTAATTGTTCCTTCCTTAAATTCTGCAAATACTTGTTTATATACCTCAATCATAAATTACATGAAAAAAACTTTAAAAATGTATTTGCGGGTGCGTAAAAGTAACAAAAACATAGCATTTTGCTTAAAAAATATATAAAAAGCAATTTTTAGGGTATACGAAAAAGGAAGGATTGCGTCTTAGCTCTATTAATTAATTAATTATTTAAAGGAAACCAGATGAAAAAAGAAAAATTGATTAGTGTGTTTACATTGGCAGCGTTATTTTTGATTTGTAACGTAAGCAAGGCACAACTTCTAAAAGGTATTATCAATGCTGACAGTATTCCCATACTTCAAATTGCCTATACCCCAGACGGCGATGTGATAAACACAATCTATCATAAGTTACAACCCGACAAAGATGGTAAGTTTAGCTTTAATACAGATTTGATTGATCAGACCTGTGACGTAGGGGTTTATGTGGGTGAAGAAATTTTTGGCGCACATTTAGAGAAAGGAAAAACAACAAATATTTACCTGGAGAAAAAGAGTGGAAAAGAAAATTTCGAAATAAGATTTGGTGGAGATAATGTTGAGTTAAGTAAGGTTTATAATGCCTATACTCAGGCTTTTGATATTTTTAAATATTTTTCCATCGATCCGGCTTTAAGTAAATCTTTTCAAGAATACAGAGATATACTTGAGAAGGAGTACACTGCGCTAAATAAGAAGTTAGCTACAATTAAAGACGACCAATGGCAGGCGTACTATATCAAACTATCGGAAGGAATGTATAAGTGGACCCAAATTCGCTTGATTATGGATGAGTGTTTTGAGGAGAATATACCATTAGCAGAATCACCTGAATATTTGGAGTTGATTAATGCCATTAATCCGAATGACGAGGCAAGTTTAAGAACGAATCTGAGTGTTGCTTGGTTGGGGGGAAAAGTAAAACAAAGCATGGACGGAAATGATGATGATAACATTCCTTATTTTGTTGAATGTATGGAACTTGTTGAAAATCAAATCACAAATCCAAAAGTTCGCACATCTCTTACCCGCTACATTCCTTACCTCTATTTTACCATGGGGGCCGGAAAAGGAGATGTTAACGTATTTTGGAATCGTTTTAAGATATTTGCCAAAGATTATCCGGAATTAATAAGTGATTATGAGTCAAATGTTAAATCGTTTGTTGAAATCAAAAAAGGAGATGATGTTCCATATAACCCGGTATTGACAAAAACTGACGGAACTACTTGTAAATTGTCCGACTTAAGTGGTTATTTGGTTTATATTGATATTTGGGCGACATGGTGCGTCCCTTGTGTTAAAGAAATACCACATTTAGAAAAAGTGGCAGAACATTTTAAAGGCAACGACAAGATTAAAATTATTAGTATATCTGTAGATGAAAACCGGGATGCCTGGCTAAAAAAACTGGCAAAAGACCAACCTGAGTGGGAGCAATATATACTTACGCCGGAAGAGGAAGAGAAATTTATGAAAGCATGGAATATAGGCGGAATTCCTCGTTTCATTGTGTTGGATAAAGACGGGAAAGTATTTTCGGCTGATGCACCAAGACCTTCTAACGAAGAGCTAATTGGTACCTTGGAATCACAATTATAAATTAACAAGCGAAATGATTGAAGAAAGAGATGAAGAGATGTGTTTTTTACTCTTCAAGCGTATTGCCGGAAAAATTGAGAAGGAAGAAGAGCAACAACTGGAGGCCTGGCGTTTGGAAAGCGAATTGCACCAGCAACTTTACGACCGGCTGCTTGATCCAGCATATCTTGAACATGAATATAAGCGTAGAAAGGCGATTAATGTGCAGCGTCCGATGGCAGAAATGCAAGGCCGAATAAATGCTGACAACGGGAAAGTATTTCGTTTACACCGGATTAAACGCTGGGCTATTGCTGCTTCTATCGCTTTATTGGTGGGCATAAGTGCTATTCAGATTTTTCTTCACACTTCCAACAAAACATCTTCAATTGAAACCGCTAAAACTCAATTGGCAGTATCAGATATAAAACACGGAGAGACAAAGGCTGTTTTAACAATGCCTGGCGGAGCAGAAGTGGCTTTAGGAGCCAACGACGAAAGCAATGAGGAAGCCATCAAGCATGTAAAATCTGCTTCCAAAATGCAGGCAGAAACAAAGCTGAACCTTGAAGTTCCCCGGGGTGGGGAATTTAAGATTGTGCTGGAAGATAGTACCGAAGTATGGCTAAATGCCGAGTCTAAACTTATTTATCCTGAGAAATTCTCCTTAAAAGAACGAAAGGTTACAGTAACAGGAGAAGCCTATTTTAAAGTTTCGCACGATGAAGACAGGCCATTCTTTGTTGAAACAGACGGACAACTTGTTCGGGTTTATGGTACCGAATTCAATATTCGATCGTACAATGAAGACCAACAGGTTTATACTACTTTGGTAACAGGTAGTATTTCGTTAACCAAGGCCAATGATAAAAGTGGAGAGCTAATGCTAACTCCCGGATACCAGGCCCTCTTTGATAAAGATAATGCCGAAACTTTTGTTAAAACGGTTAACACCGATATTGTAACCAGTTGGCGGGGAGGCCGGTTTGTTTTTGAGGAACAAAACCTCGGTCAAATCATGCAGGATTTAAGTCGGTGGTATTTATTCGACTATCAGTTTGAAGAAAAAAGTTTGGAACAAATTGTTTTTAAAGGAAGCATTCCTCGCTACAGCGAATTCAGTACAGTTTTAGCCATATTAGAAAAAAGTGGTGGCTTAGCTTTTAGCGTTAACGGATCAACCGTTAGCATTTCTCAAAGTGTTGATAGTAAATAAACAACAACTAAAATCAAATTAATGAATATAAAAAAACTCTGTATAGCAATAATTATGTCCGTTTGGGGACTATTGCAGCCTATTCAAACCTGGGCGCAGGAATATAGCGTTTCCTACAACGAGGCGAATATTGATGAGGTAATTTCGGATTTAAGAAATAAGACCGGATACGAATTTGTTTACCAGAAGCAAATACTAAACAACGTTGGGCCAATATCTTGTACATATAATAGCCTGACTATTAATCAGCTTCTTGATCGTATTTTCTGGGATAAAGCCGGACTGGATTACGATATCGTAGAGAAGAATATTATTTTAAGTATATCAACTAAAGAATTAGAATATTTTAAGAAAGTAATTACAGGGATGGTAACGGATGAAAATGATAATCCTCTTCCGGGGGCAAGCATTTTGTTCGTTGGGAGCAATACTGGTGTTACAACTGATACTGATGGGCAGTTTGTGCTTACTGTAGAAGGAAAAGATCCGGTAATCCGTATCTCCTTTATTGGAATGAAAGAGCAGACGATTCATGTTAACTCTTTAAAAGAGAATTTCCTTTTGGTAAAAATGCAGAATGATGAAAGAATGATGGAAGAGGTTGTTGTAACCGGTTACCAAAATATCAAGCGCGAGAATGCAACCGGTTCCTATCAATCCGTTAAGTCGAAAGATTTGGGCAATCGTTATACATCATCAATTGCAGCCAATTTGGAAGGTAAAATACCCGGACTGGTTAGTTACAATAATGGTTTAGGCGACGACCAGGAATCATCGCTTATAATCCGTGGTGTTGGATCCTTTCAGGCCAATACCAGCCCGCTTGTGGTTGTTGATGGATTACCAATTGAAGGCTCTATTGAATCTGTTAATCCGTATGAAATAGAGAATGTTACTGTTTTGAAAGATGCAGCAGCAGCAGCAATATATGGTGCGCGAGCTTCCAACGGGGTAATTGTAATTACAACAAAACGGGCCCAAAGCGAAAAGTTAACTATTGATTTTAATACGGATATCACAATCAGCGAAAAACGGGATTACGACAATTTCAGATGGGCAAATGCCAGCGAATTGATTGAACTGGAGAAGTACAATTATAATTATATACGCGACGCAGAAGATCAATCGGCATTTTCTACTTTGCTCCAATACTATGAAAACAGACGAAAGGCACTAAGTCCTGTTAGCCGTCTTTTGGTTGCCAATTATTTGGGAGAGTTAGGTCCCGATGAGCTAAATAGTACACTTGAGCGATTGAGTAAAAATGATTACCGGAAGGAGTGGCAAGATGCTACAGAACGTTCTCAGATACTGAAACAATACAACCTGGCATTACGCACAAAAGGGAAAGTATTGGGCTCAAGTATTGTATTAAATTATAAAACCGATAACAATGGCATTGTAAATCAGCATAACAATATGCTGACGTTTAGTTATAAAGGCGATTTGGATGTTACAAAATGGCTTGATTTATCGTTGGGAACAAACATTATTCGTGAACGTGCAAAAACTCATATCAGCAGAGTATACGGATACAATAGAATCAATGCCTTTCAACCTTACCAGAGTATGTATAACGAAGATGGTTCGCGCGCAGCTATGGAAGCAGATGTTTATTTAGGCGAAGAATCTTTAAACAATCCCGCCTATGGTTTTAAGTCTGTTTCGTATAACTTGCTGGATGAACTGAACAAGAATTTTCAGAAAACAAGCCGAACAAATATTCGTTCATTTTTGCATGCCAATGTTAAAATTCTTCCCGAATGGACGGTTAGTAGCCAGTTTCAGTACGAAGATATAAACTATAAGAATGATGCGTATTACGAGGGTGATTCTTATTACATGAGACACTTATACAATCTCTACACAACCGAAGAAGTTGTGCAGGAGGAAGATTGGGATACCGGAGAAATGATATCAAGCAGTGTCGTGAAACATCACATTCCCGCTGGAGGAAGATTGGATACCGACCTCTCAGAAGGTGCTTTTTACACTTTCAGAGCACAAAGTAATTATTCGAAAACTTTTGCAGACAAACACGAACTTATAGCTATTGCAGGTTATGAGTTTCGCGAATCAAAATCGAAAACATACAAAAACCTGTTGATGGGTTATGATGAGCAAACTCAAACAAACAGCAATGGATTGGTTAATTACGGTGTGTGGAAAGACCTGGAAGGACAAGTTTCAGCTTTAGGCGACAACTATACTATTTATGGAGCACCTGATGGAAACGATTTTTTAACGACAAATATTCTACACCGTTTTTATTCGGTTTATTTCACCGGAAACTACAGTTACGATAACCGGTACAGTGCATCATTCTCTTATCGGGTTGATAAAACTGACTTATTTGGCGCTGATCCTAAATTTCGGGGGCGCCCATTATGGTCAACCGGTTTAAGCTGGAACATCAACAACGAAGAGTTTATGAAAAACTATAAATGGGTTGATGTTTTGAAACTGCGCGGTAGTTACGGTTTAACAGGGAATATCGATAAAGATATTTCATCCTACCTAACTGCAACAATTGGGGTAAACGAAGTAACCGGAGCAAAGTATGCAGACTTAGACACGCCTCCGAACGATCAGCTTCGTTGGGAGAAAACGGCCTCATGGAATATTGGTCTCGACTTTTCGTTGTGGCGTAACCGCTTGAGTGGTTCTATTGATGGTTACCGAAAAACCGGAACTGATATACTAACCATTACTGATCTTGACCCGACAACAGGATGGAGCCAGCTGACCATAAATAGCGGAGAAGCTCTAAACACCGGAGTTGAAATACAACTTAATGGTAGTATTATCAAACCATCTTCTTATAATTCAATTGGGGTGAACGCTTCAGTTAACTTTGCATATAATAAAAACGAAGTTACAAAGGTAAGCCATCAACCCTCTTCTGGCGCAGAAGCATTACGAATTGGAACGCTTCACGAGGGGTATCCTGTTAATTCCTTGTTCTCGTATCGTTTTGCCGGATTATTATCAGAAGATAATATACAGCATTTCAGATGGGAAGATGCCAACGGACAAATTCATTCATCCGACATAAACAGTGGCGAATTTACGCCCGAAGATGCTGTGTTTAGCGGAGGATTAGATCCAAAATACATGGCAAGTTTTAACCCTGAAATTACTTACGGCGGATTTAGCATTACTGCAATGCTTTCATATTATGGCGGACATTATATGCGTGTATTAACAGACGACTGGTCGAGCGAAGGAAGTACTTACGGCTATAGTAGTCTGGCATCTGTTGATGCAATTCCCAGCAGTTATTTAAATTATTGGAGAAGCGATGATAAAAATTTGTATCCTGCTAACGGATATCTCGGCGGATCAAACGTAATTGGAGACTACAGGTATTTGGATACAAATGTTGTTTCTGCAGATTACGTTAAATTACGTACCCTGGTGCTGGCATATAGTTTTTCTCAGCAGTTTTCTAAAAAAATAGGGGTTAATAATCTGCGCTTAAGGTTTCAGGTAAATAACCTGGCAACCTGGCAACGTAATAAGCTGGGGATAGACCCGGAAGCTAACAATCCTGCATATGGTACCACTTTGCCGGAAACTCCGAGAAGCTACACAATGAGCTTGAATTTTAACCTGTAATACAAGAAACGATGATTAAAAGAAACATATTTGGATTTTTACTCCTATTAATTTTAGTATCCTGTGAAGACCAACTGGACATTATCCCTAAAGGAAAAAGTACACTGGATAATTTAGATGATTTAGAATTATTGTTAAATCAGGAATATTCGCTCGGTATAAAACCTGCAGCCGATTTGGGTATGATATGCAATGAATCATTGGGGCTGATGCTGTCTGTTCCTGAAGCCTTATCTCTTACCAATACGCTGGATTATGCCTACCTCTCTTATAACGAAGAAGTAGACCGGGTAACCCTGACACAGTCTGACAGGCGATATTCTGCGGCGTATAGTTATATCAATTATATGAATGTAATACTGAGCAAGATTGACGACGTAAGCGGAGATGTTGATAGAAAAGCAAGCCTTAAAGCAGAGGCGCACATCATAAGGGCTTATCTCCACTGGCTGTTGGTTAATATTTATGCCGCGCAATACGATGCGGCTACAGCTAAAAATAAAGGAGGTATTGCTTATGTTGATAATATTGACGTAGTTGAACAGAAAACAAAGCTGACTCTGGAAGAAGCATACCAACGCATTCTGGAAGATTGTTCTGATGAGATTATAGATCAACTGCCAGTTGATAATTCCAATATTTTGCGAGCTGACCATGCCTTTGGTAATGCCGTGCGAGCTAAGGTTTTAATGCAAATGAAACAGTATGAAGAAGCATTGCCTTACGCACTGGAGGCACTGAACTTGAATGGAGCAATTGAAGACCGGAAAATTATTGCTGAGACTGGAGTTTGGGATTTGCAGGAAGATGTATCGAATAATTACGTGTATATGCGTAGTGAATCACGAGTAAGTCCTACCACCGAAACCCTTTCGGTTGAAAGTTCTGCAATGTTTGAGGACGGAGACTATGTTATCAATTACGATGGAGGATGGAGCGATTTGTACGGGATGATATTTGCCGGAATAAGCGGCTGCAAAATTTATTTTGGCTGGAATACAAAAAGCAATGAATATGGCATTAATAGCGACAGGATGTATTACACTGCTGCCGAATGTTATATTCGCACAGGAGAAATACGCAAAGGATTAGAGCTTGTCGATCATATACGTGCCTATCGTGTGGAAGACTACCAATCGTTTGTTGCGCTTTTTGATCAAAGCCCGTTAAGCGAAACGGAGGCTATGTCGCTGTTACAAAAAGCAAAATGGATTGAGTGTGTTGCTTCTTATGAGAACTTTTTCGACTGTAAACGCTGGAACACTGAAGAGAACTATAAACGTACGATTGTCCGCAACTTAGGCGACGAGTATGGAAGTTATTCTATTTCTCCTGAGTCTCCTTTGTGGATTTTGCCATTCCCGGCTAATGCTACTCGCTATAACTCATCACTTACTCAGAACTTCTAATAAATCTCCAAAATCAGGCTTTTACCAGAAATAACTCTGGTAAGAGTCTGATTTTAATGAATTCCTGTTTTAGATTAGAATGACCTTGCCGAAAATTATTCAATTCGTATGGGCATTCTCAGAATCGAAATAGTGAGCGTTACTATTGTTATTACGTTGGGCACTCATTGGATAATATCCAATGAATGAGTTGTAACGACGAAGTGTGTACACCTCCAACCGATGAAGAATTTGAGTTTGTGATCGGGTAAATACGAGCTAACTGTCATATTCAAAGAGAGGTTATCCTGAATAATAAGCGGTAGCCTTTTTTTGTGTTTCAAATTTGGTATATAATGAGTATGTTCGCGACTTGTTTGCTGATGGGTAAAATAAAAAATTAACGAAAACTGATTGTAATGGAAAAGACTGATGTAAGGTATGCTGAATATCTGAAAATCTTACATGAAGAGTTGATACCGGCCATGGGCTGTACTGAGCCAATTGCTATTGCTTATGCCGGAGCTGTCGCCAAAAAGGCACTGGGAACAATGCCCGAGCGTGTTTTGGTAGAAGCAAGCGATAACATTATTAAGAATGTAAAAAGTGTTGTCGTCCCGAATACAGGAGGACAGAAGGGAATTGCTGCTGCTGCTGTTGCCGGTATTGTTGCGGGTGATTCAGAGCGGATTTTAGAGGTAATATCTGATGTAAGTATTAAGGAGCGGGAACAGATCGCAGATTTCCTGAAATCAAATGAAGTGGAGGTCGTTTCCTTACAAAGTGAAATAATTTTCGACCTGGTTGTGAATGTTTTTAGTGGCGATGACAGTGCTGCCGTTCAGATATCGCATTACCATACCAACATTGTTCGTATAACCAGAAATAATGATACTGAAATTTGCAATCAGCATTGTAATGATTTAACACCATCGCAGATTTTGGATCGTTCATTCATGAGTGTTGACGATATTTTGAAATTTGCGGAGACGGTAGAGCTTTCTCAAGTAAAAGATCTGCTGGATAAACAAATTGAGTACAATGTTGCTATTGCCAAAGAAGGCATAAAAGGGAACTGGGGAGCAAATGTAGGATCGGTACTTCTGCAATCGTGGGGTACAGATGACATAAAAGTACGTGCCAAAGCCATGGCTGCTGCCGGCTCGGATGCACGAATGAGTGGCTGCGAATTGCCTGTAATGATTGTTTCAGGTAGTGGTAACCAGGGATTAACAGCATCGCTGCCGGTGATTGAATATGCCAGAGAATTGAAGGTAGACCAGGAAACGTTATACCGGGGGTTAATTGTTTCTAATTTAGTCACTATTCATCAAAAAACACGAATAGGACGTTTGTCGGCCTATTGTGGAGCCATCTCTGCCGGTGTTGGCGCCGGTGCCGGAATTACATGGTTACATGGTGGCCGGTTTGATGAGGTGGCCCATACCATTGTAAATGCACTTGCAATTGTGTCTGGTATTATTTGCGACGGAGCAAAACCTTCCTGTGCAGGGAAAATTGCATCGGCTGTTGACGCTGGAATTTTGGGTTACCACATGTATAAAAACGGACAGCAATTTTATGGTGGCGACGGAATCCTGAAAAAGGGGGTTGAGAATACTATCGAGAGAATTGGTCAATTGGCTAGTAAGGGGATGCGCGAAACCGATAAAGAGATCATTCGAATTATGTTAGGAGAATAACTGTTTAATATGCTGGGTGTATTGATAAGATCGTCAGTGTTCTATGTCTATGTCGAATATATTTGTGCAACATTAGCGGACTGATTTTTTTATAAGAGCGGTATCATGAATAAGTACTAGTAGTTAAAGAATTGGGTTCAGCACCTCTGTTGAGCCAGAAAATTTTTGAGACCATATTATTTTATATCTTACACCTCGTATTGATAAACCCAATAAAATCAGGTGAAAACAGGTTCTGAAAATTTACCGGTATACAGCTTGCACAATTTTAGTTCGAAAGAACGGGCAAGCCAGCAGTTTCAGGTAGAAGTATTTGATGCTAACCGGCATTTTGCTGTAAAGTACCCGCATCGTCACGATTTTTTTGAGGTGTTGTATCTGCAAAAGGGAAGTGGCTCGCATGTTATCGACGGAAATAAATACGATATCGAGCCGCCCTGTATATTTTTTATGTCGCCCGGACAGGCGCACAAAATCGAGTTCTCGCACGATATTGATGGTTTCATTTTTATTTTCACTGCCGATTTTTACCTGCTCAATCAGCGAAATCCCAACCGTTTAATCGAGTTTCCTTTCTTTTTTACCATCCGGCAGGATAACCCGCCATTGCGTTTAAATAATGAGAACGACAAACGTTTTCTGGAGAGTTTGTTTAAAAAAGGTATTAACGAAATTCGCAGGCCCGAAGGTTATTCTATCGATATTTTACGATCGGTACTCGACCTTATTTTAACAACTTGTGCTTCGCTTTATCCGTACGACGAGAACCGTTGGAAAGGAAAAGGGCACATTGTGGTGAAAAAATTTTTTCAATTACTGGAAGAGCATTTTCACGAAAACCTTTCGGTGGCACAGTATGCCGATATTATGGCGCTAACGCCAAATCATTTAACCCAAACGGTAAACCAGCTAACCGGGAAAACTTCGTCGCAAATTATTAAATCGAAACAAATTATTGAGATTAAACGCCTGTTGGTACATACTAATCTCAGTGTTTCGGAAATTGCTGCAAAAATGAACTTTCCGGATCAAAGTTACTTTGCCAAATTTTTTAAACGCGAAGTCGGTCTGTCTCCCTTGCAGTTTCGTTCTCAATCGCTCTAATGGTGGCAAAGTTCCATATTTAGTACATTGTTTAAGCTGTTGAAAATTAATAGTGTAATTTAAATGTTTAAACCGGCGTTAAAATTCAAATCCATGAAAATTACCTAAAATTCATGTAATTTTACATTTCAGGTTTGCAGAAATTTTGTTGCTTTGTATTAAGGTTTGTGCATTTGAGAACGAACAGCAAAATGTTACAGCTTAAAAGTATTTTAATCGTAAAAAATATAAGATCATGGAAAATTATTTCAATACATTACCTCTTCGTCTTCAGTTAGACCAGTTGGGAAAATGCGACTTTATGGATGAGTCGGAATTTGCAGACGGAGTTGAAAAACTTAAAGGAAAACAAATTGTAGTATTGGGTTGTGGAGCACAGGGATTACACCAGGGCTTGAACCTTCGCGACAGCGGATTAAATGTTGCTTACGCGTTACGCCAGACTGCCATCGACGAAAAACGTGCATCGTATGTAAATGCTACCGAAAATGGTTTTGAAGTTGGTACTTTCGAAGAATTGGTGCCTAAGGCCGATCTTGTACTGAATCTTACACCAGATAAACAACATACTCCGGTAGT
Proteins encoded in this region:
- a CDS encoding SusC/RagA family TonB-linked outer membrane protein produces the protein MNIKKLCIAIIMSVWGLLQPIQTWAQEYSVSYNEANIDEVISDLRNKTGYEFVYQKQILNNVGPISCTYNSLTINQLLDRIFWDKAGLDYDIVEKNIILSISTKELEYFKKVITGMVTDENDNPLPGASILFVGSNTGVTTDTDGQFVLTVEGKDPVIRISFIGMKEQTIHVNSLKENFLLVKMQNDERMMEEVVVTGYQNIKRENATGSYQSVKSKDLGNRYTSSIAANLEGKIPGLVSYNNGLGDDQESSLIIRGVGSFQANTSPLVVVDGLPIEGSIESVNPYEIENVTVLKDAAAAAIYGARASNGVIVITTKRAQSEKLTIDFNTDITISEKRDYDNFRWANASELIELEKYNYNYIRDAEDQSAFSTLLQYYENRRKALSPVSRLLVANYLGELGPDELNSTLERLSKNDYRKEWQDATERSQILKQYNLALRTKGKVLGSSIVLNYKTDNNGIVNQHNNMLTFSYKGDLDVTKWLDLSLGTNIIRERAKTHISRVYGYNRINAFQPYQSMYNEDGSRAAMEADVYLGEESLNNPAYGFKSVSYNLLDELNKNFQKTSRTNIRSFLHANVKILPEWTVSSQFQYEDINYKNDAYYEGDSYYMRHLYNLYTTEEVVQEEDWDTGEMISSSVVKHHIPAGGRLDTDLSEGAFYTFRAQSNYSKTFADKHELIAIAGYEFRESKSKTYKNLLMGYDEQTQTNSNGLVNYGVWKDLEGQVSALGDNYTIYGAPDGNDFLTTNILHRFYSVYFTGNYSYDNRYSASFSYRVDKTDLFGADPKFRGRPLWSTGLSWNINNEEFMKNYKWVDVLKLRGSYGLTGNIDKDISSYLTATIGVNEVTGAKYADLDTPPNDQLRWEKTASWNIGLDFSLWRNRLSGSIDGYRKTGTDILTITDLDPTTGWSQLTINSGEALNTGVEIQLNGSIIKPSSYNSIGVNASVNFAYNKNEVTKVSHQPSSGAEALRIGTLHEGYPVNSLFSYRFAGLLSEDNIQHFRWEDANGQIHSSDINSGEFTPEDAVFSGGLDPKYMASFNPEITYGGFSITAMLSYYGGHYMRVLTDDWSSEGSTYGYSSLASVDAIPSSYLNYWRSDDKNLYPANGYLGGSNVIGDYRYLDTNVVSADYVKLRTLVLAYSFSQQFSKKIGVNNLRLRFQVNNLATWQRNKLGIDPEANNPAYGTTLPETPRSYTMSLNFNL
- a CDS encoding RagB/SusD family nutrient uptake outer membrane protein encodes the protein MIKRNIFGFLLLLILVSCEDQLDIIPKGKSTLDNLDDLELLLNQEYSLGIKPAADLGMICNESLGLMLSVPEALSLTNTLDYAYLSYNEEVDRVTLTQSDRRYSAAYSYINYMNVILSKIDDVSGDVDRKASLKAEAHIIRAYLHWLLVNIYAAQYDAATAKNKGGIAYVDNIDVVEQKTKLTLEEAYQRILEDCSDEIIDQLPVDNSNILRADHAFGNAVRAKVLMQMKQYEEALPYALEALNLNGAIEDRKIIAETGVWDLQEDVSNNYVYMRSESRVSPTTETLSVESSAMFEDGDYVINYDGGWSDLYGMIFAGISGCKIYFGWNTKSNEYGINSDRMYYTAAECYIRTGEIRKGLELVDHIRAYRVEDYQSFVALFDQSPLSETEAMSLLQKAKWIECVASYENFFDCKRWNTEENYKRTIVRNLGDEYGSYSISPESPLWILPFPANATRYNSSLTQNF
- a CDS encoding L-serine ammonia-lyase, iron-sulfur-dependent, subunit alpha — its product is MEKTDVRYAEYLKILHEELIPAMGCTEPIAIAYAGAVAKKALGTMPERVLVEASDNIIKNVKSVVVPNTGGQKGIAAAAVAGIVAGDSERILEVISDVSIKEREQIADFLKSNEVEVVSLQSEIIFDLVVNVFSGDDSAAVQISHYHTNIVRITRNNDTEICNQHCNDLTPSQILDRSFMSVDDILKFAETVELSQVKDLLDKQIEYNVAIAKEGIKGNWGANVGSVLLQSWGTDDIKVRAKAMAAAGSDARMSGCELPVMIVSGSGNQGLTASLPVIEYARELKVDQETLYRGLIVSNLVTIHQKTRIGRLSAYCGAISAGVGAGAGITWLHGGRFDEVAHTIVNALAIVSGIICDGAKPSCAGKIASAVDAGILGYHMYKNGQQFYGGDGILKKGVENTIERIGQLASKGMRETDKEIIRIMLGE